In a single window of the Pseudomonadota bacterium genome:
- a CDS encoding 1-acyl-sn-glycerol-3-phosphate acyltransferase: protein MRWPVLGPKVPKTRNPLTRWLGRRALGLMGWRMTGEWPDEPKLIVVLAPHSSNIDFILSWAVFWGLGLRTSFLAKLSLFRFPLGVIMRGLGGIPVDRNSPQGMVEQLTEQFAKRKQLVVGITPEGTRGEVRKWKSGFARIAVSSGVPVLPAIVNYRERMIYLQPAIANIDSVDELLTATKSAAGVGSPRN, encoded by the coding sequence ATGCGATGGCCAGTCCTTGGACCCAAGGTCCCCAAAACGCGTAACCCGCTGACACGTTGGCTCGGCCGGCGGGCGCTCGGCTTGATGGGTTGGCGCATGACTGGCGAATGGCCTGATGAGCCGAAGCTGATTGTCGTGCTGGCGCCACACAGCTCCAATATCGATTTTATTCTGTCCTGGGCCGTATTCTGGGGGCTTGGCCTGAGAACCTCGTTCCTAGCCAAACTTTCACTCTTCCGCTTTCCGCTCGGCGTGATCATGCGCGGCCTCGGCGGTATCCCCGTAGACCGAAACTCTCCGCAGGGCATGGTGGAGCAGCTGACGGAGCAGTTTGCCAAGCGCAAGCAGCTCGTTGTCGGTATTACCCCGGAAGGCACCCGCGGCGAGGTTCGAAAGTGGAAAAGCGGTTTCGCCCGCATCGCGGTGAGCTCCGGTGTACCGGTGCTGCCCGCGATCGTTAACTACCGAGAGCGCATGATCTACCTGCAGCCGGCGATCGCCAACATCGATTCGGTGGACGAACTGCTAACGGCGACCAAGTCCGCGGCAGGGGTTGGCAGCCCGCGCAACTGA